A stretch of Oreochromis aureus strain Israel breed Guangdong linkage group 11, ZZ_aureus, whole genome shotgun sequence DNA encodes these proteins:
- the LOC116334091 gene encoding uncharacterized protein LOC116334091 has protein sequence MKLELLVVVAVAVLLPSFSESRIVSKCELREKLGEMLDLPRRLEERTLATVICEVQRRSALNTELLKSFGKCIPTTPKPAVVTTPSTSGDNNMITGAATATNTNSTTIDLTNTTTATNTSTIPTTSNSTISSENTTFVSNSTTGMKRRRRDADSSSEKEKKFSEEEHEDDSEMEDEDETSSEDDDESKNLYGLFQLSDREFCDSGYCPSKNMCHASCTAFTDDDITDDIACVVETGYWKEIMRSASDSCRRPRDFFEECD, from the exons ATGAAACTCGAGTTGCTTGTTGTGGTGGCTGTGGCAGTCCTGCTGCCCAGTTTTTCTGAGAGCCGCATCGTCTCCAAATGCGAGCTCAGAGAAAAGCTCGGTGAAATGCTTGATCTGCCCCGGAGACTGGAGGAAAGAACGTTGGCAACAG TTATCTGTGAAGTACAAAGGAGGTCTGCTCTGAACACCGAGTTGCTCAAGTCATTTGGCAAGTGCATCCCTACCACACCAAAGCCAGCGGTGGTCACAACCCCCTCCACAAGCGGGGACAACAATATGATCACTGGAGCAGCCACAGCGACAAACACCAATTCAACAACCATAGACCTGACCAACACCACTACTGCTACTAACACTAGTACTATTCCCACTACTTCCAACTCCACCATCAGCTCAGAGAACACAACCTTTGTGTCAAACAGCACAACTGGCATGAAAAGACGAAGGCGGGATGCTGATTCAAGCAGTGAGAAGGAGAAAAAGTTTAGTGAAGAGGAGCACGAGGATGACAGTGAAATGGAAGACGAGGATGAAACGAGCAGTGAGGACGATGACGAATCCAAAAACCTTTACGGGCTCTTTCAGCTGTCTGACAGAGAGTTCTGTGATTCGGGGTACTGCCCATCCAAAAATATGTGCCATGCCTCCTGCACAG CTTTTACTGATGATGACATAACTGATGATATTGCTTGTGTTGTCGAGACTGGTTACTGGAA GGAGATCATGAGAAGTGCCTCAGACTCATGTCGTCGCCCCAGGGATTTCTTCGAAGAATGTGACTAA